The following proteins are co-located in the Bombus pascuorum chromosome 3, iyBomPasc1.1, whole genome shotgun sequence genome:
- the LOC132905634 gene encoding golgin-45 isoform X1 — protein MASISNSTKDEPQTKSQVTGCIKRTQGDGMENATAEKIEVKQTKCRLGETLIYHPTNLKQLSSTPPVVPNGPIVNLIPRHVNNVKHEKHILSSLKLKEPKFIPFEPYKAAVNPIIPYEKKNRRLQKSNVNVNLAISHVAAMKLHETKVSNDLKTVDEDKSAESDWLIEKKAYEAEIQKLKEENNQLENQLKFQVQVNGELKNLLVAAVGEDLETKVHLLTEDKLQLSRALLNSAQNLSTHQEQTEWLAGQCEVWRSKFLASSLMVEELAKWKAALCQRTTDLQEAIKRLLEDRNLIRDISLKTYRILSILRENFDHAGTVSCKRRHVLPSTNIIDLAQGCCQLAEILKVQLLCGVENIILQREINITGLDMKTLAEKTAEQVLMSPKLLMSGRQDVACSAVMGAAVAIGGQIFLPRSDSHIACCPHCSGETKQI, from the exons ATGGCCAGTATTTCAAATTCTACAAAAGATGAACCTCAAACTAAGTCACAAG TTACAGGCTGCATTAAACGTACGCAAGGTGATGGAATGGAAAATGCAACGGCtgaaaaaattgaagttaAACAGACAAAGTGCCGTCTTGgtgaaacattaatttatcatccaacaaatttgaaacaattaagtTCAACTCCTCCTGTTGTGCCAAATGGTCCAATAGTAAATTTAATACCAAGGCAtgttaataatgtaaaacacgAGAAACATATATTaagttcattaaaattaaaggaGCCAAAATTTATTCCTTTTGAACCTTATAAAGCTGCAGTCAATCCAATCATTCcatatgaaaaaaagaatagaagatTGCAAAAAAGTAATGTAAATGTGAATCTGGCTATCTCTCACGTTGCTGCAATGAAACTTCATGAAACAAAGGTATCTAATGATTTAAAGACAGTAGACGAAGATAAGTCTGCAGAAAGTGATTGGTTGATAGAAAAAAAGGCATACGAAGCGGAAATACAAAAgcttaaagaagaaaataatcaacTTGAAAATCAGTTGAAATTTCAAGTACAG GTTAatggagaattaaaaaatttattagtagCTGCTGTTGGAGAAGATCTTGAAACAAAAGTTCATTTATTGACTGAAGATAAATTGCAACTTTCTCGAGCTCTTTTAAATTCTGCTCAAAATTTATCAACCCATCAAGAACAAACAGAGTGGTTGGCAGGTCAATGTGAAGTCTGGAGGAGCAAATTCTTAGCCAGTag CTTAATGGTTGAAGAACTTGCAAAATGGAAAGCAGCTCTTTGCCAAAGAACCACAGATCTCCAAGAAGCAATAAAAAGACTTCTAGAGGATCGAAATCTTATAAGAGATATATCCCTTAAGACATACAG GATACTTAGTATTTTGCGTGAAAATTTTGATCATGCTGGAACTGTTTCTTGCAAGAGGAGGCATGTATTACcaagtacaaatataatagatttagCACAAGGCTGTTGTCAACTTGCAGAAATTCTAAAAGTTCAATTATTATGTGGTGtagaaaacattattttacagagagaaattaatataactgGCTTAGATATGAAAACACTTGCCGAAAAGACTGCAGAACAA GTTCTTATGAGTCCAAAGTTGCTCATGTCAGGAAGACAAGATGTAGCTTGCAGTGCAGTGATGGGAGCAGCTGTTGCAATTGGTGGCCAAATATTTCTTCCACGAAGTGATTCACATATAGCTTGTTGTCCTCATTGTAGTGGTGAAactaaacaaatataa
- the LOC132905634 gene encoding golgin-45 isoform X2 translates to MASISNSTKDEPQTKSQGCIKRTQGDGMENATAEKIEVKQTKCRLGETLIYHPTNLKQLSSTPPVVPNGPIVNLIPRHVNNVKHEKHILSSLKLKEPKFIPFEPYKAAVNPIIPYEKKNRRLQKSNVNVNLAISHVAAMKLHETKVSNDLKTVDEDKSAESDWLIEKKAYEAEIQKLKEENNQLENQLKFQVQVNGELKNLLVAAVGEDLETKVHLLTEDKLQLSRALLNSAQNLSTHQEQTEWLAGQCEVWRSKFLASSLMVEELAKWKAALCQRTTDLQEAIKRLLEDRNLIRDISLKTYRILSILRENFDHAGTVSCKRRHVLPSTNIIDLAQGCCQLAEILKVQLLCGVENIILQREINITGLDMKTLAEKTAEQVLMSPKLLMSGRQDVACSAVMGAAVAIGGQIFLPRSDSHIACCPHCSGETKQI, encoded by the exons ATGGCCAGTATTTCAAATTCTACAAAAGATGAACCTCAAACTAAGTCACAAG GCTGCATTAAACGTACGCAAGGTGATGGAATGGAAAATGCAACGGCtgaaaaaattgaagttaAACAGACAAAGTGCCGTCTTGgtgaaacattaatttatcatccaacaaatttgaaacaattaagtTCAACTCCTCCTGTTGTGCCAAATGGTCCAATAGTAAATTTAATACCAAGGCAtgttaataatgtaaaacacgAGAAACATATATTaagttcattaaaattaaaggaGCCAAAATTTATTCCTTTTGAACCTTATAAAGCTGCAGTCAATCCAATCATTCcatatgaaaaaaagaatagaagatTGCAAAAAAGTAATGTAAATGTGAATCTGGCTATCTCTCACGTTGCTGCAATGAAACTTCATGAAACAAAGGTATCTAATGATTTAAAGACAGTAGACGAAGATAAGTCTGCAGAAAGTGATTGGTTGATAGAAAAAAAGGCATACGAAGCGGAAATACAAAAgcttaaagaagaaaataatcaacTTGAAAATCAGTTGAAATTTCAAGTACAG GTTAatggagaattaaaaaatttattagtagCTGCTGTTGGAGAAGATCTTGAAACAAAAGTTCATTTATTGACTGAAGATAAATTGCAACTTTCTCGAGCTCTTTTAAATTCTGCTCAAAATTTATCAACCCATCAAGAACAAACAGAGTGGTTGGCAGGTCAATGTGAAGTCTGGAGGAGCAAATTCTTAGCCAGTag CTTAATGGTTGAAGAACTTGCAAAATGGAAAGCAGCTCTTTGCCAAAGAACCACAGATCTCCAAGAAGCAATAAAAAGACTTCTAGAGGATCGAAATCTTATAAGAGATATATCCCTTAAGACATACAG GATACTTAGTATTTTGCGTGAAAATTTTGATCATGCTGGAACTGTTTCTTGCAAGAGGAGGCATGTATTACcaagtacaaatataatagatttagCACAAGGCTGTTGTCAACTTGCAGAAATTCTAAAAGTTCAATTATTATGTGGTGtagaaaacattattttacagagagaaattaatataactgGCTTAGATATGAAAACACTTGCCGAAAAGACTGCAGAACAA GTTCTTATGAGTCCAAAGTTGCTCATGTCAGGAAGACAAGATGTAGCTTGCAGTGCAGTGATGGGAGCAGCTGTTGCAATTGGTGGCCAAATATTTCTTCCACGAAGTGATTCACATATAGCTTGTTGTCCTCATTGTAGTGGTGAAactaaacaaatataa
- the LOC132905634 gene encoding golgin-45 isoform X3, which translates to MENATAEKIEVKQTKCRLGETLIYHPTNLKQLSSTPPVVPNGPIVNLIPRHVNNVKHEKHILSSLKLKEPKFIPFEPYKAAVNPIIPYEKKNRRLQKSNVNVNLAISHVAAMKLHETKVSNDLKTVDEDKSAESDWLIEKKAYEAEIQKLKEENNQLENQLKFQVQVNGELKNLLVAAVGEDLETKVHLLTEDKLQLSRALLNSAQNLSTHQEQTEWLAGQCEVWRSKFLASSLMVEELAKWKAALCQRTTDLQEAIKRLLEDRNLIRDISLKTYRILSILRENFDHAGTVSCKRRHVLPSTNIIDLAQGCCQLAEILKVQLLCGVENIILQREINITGLDMKTLAEKTAEQVLMSPKLLMSGRQDVACSAVMGAAVAIGGQIFLPRSDSHIACCPHCSGETKQI; encoded by the exons ATGGAAAATGCAACGGCtgaaaaaattgaagttaAACAGACAAAGTGCCGTCTTGgtgaaacattaatttatcatccaacaaatttgaaacaattaagtTCAACTCCTCCTGTTGTGCCAAATGGTCCAATAGTAAATTTAATACCAAGGCAtgttaataatgtaaaacacgAGAAACATATATTaagttcattaaaattaaaggaGCCAAAATTTATTCCTTTTGAACCTTATAAAGCTGCAGTCAATCCAATCATTCcatatgaaaaaaagaatagaagatTGCAAAAAAGTAATGTAAATGTGAATCTGGCTATCTCTCACGTTGCTGCAATGAAACTTCATGAAACAAAGGTATCTAATGATTTAAAGACAGTAGACGAAGATAAGTCTGCAGAAAGTGATTGGTTGATAGAAAAAAAGGCATACGAAGCGGAAATACAAAAgcttaaagaagaaaataatcaacTTGAAAATCAGTTGAAATTTCAAGTACAG GTTAatggagaattaaaaaatttattagtagCTGCTGTTGGAGAAGATCTTGAAACAAAAGTTCATTTATTGACTGAAGATAAATTGCAACTTTCTCGAGCTCTTTTAAATTCTGCTCAAAATTTATCAACCCATCAAGAACAAACAGAGTGGTTGGCAGGTCAATGTGAAGTCTGGAGGAGCAAATTCTTAGCCAGTag CTTAATGGTTGAAGAACTTGCAAAATGGAAAGCAGCTCTTTGCCAAAGAACCACAGATCTCCAAGAAGCAATAAAAAGACTTCTAGAGGATCGAAATCTTATAAGAGATATATCCCTTAAGACATACAG GATACTTAGTATTTTGCGTGAAAATTTTGATCATGCTGGAACTGTTTCTTGCAAGAGGAGGCATGTATTACcaagtacaaatataatagatttagCACAAGGCTGTTGTCAACTTGCAGAAATTCTAAAAGTTCAATTATTATGTGGTGtagaaaacattattttacagagagaaattaatataactgGCTTAGATATGAAAACACTTGCCGAAAAGACTGCAGAACAA GTTCTTATGAGTCCAAAGTTGCTCATGTCAGGAAGACAAGATGTAGCTTGCAGTGCAGTGATGGGAGCAGCTGTTGCAATTGGTGGCCAAATATTTCTTCCACGAAGTGATTCACATATAGCTTGTTGTCCTCATTGTAGTGGTGAAactaaacaaatataa